A stretch of DNA from Cyanobium sp. AMD-g:
CCTCAGAGTTGTCTCCGATGAGCACCTCATCAGGCAAGCTAGCCTGACACGCAACGGAAGAAAGAGCACGCCTCAACAAGTGAGGTCGGTTTCGAGTAGGTATCCCAATAGAAATTGTCAAAAGCCTACAGCCCTCATTTTGTAGTCAGAGAACATCATACCAAATAACAAGTAAGACAGCAGGAGCATCCTTCTGGGATGCGTCTATAGCGAGTCCAACGCAGACAAGAAAGTTGTCAACATCGTCTCACTCCTGAGCTTCAGACAAGCCCTACTGATAGTTCCTAAAAGATACAAAGGGCGCAAGCCTAGTGCAAAAGAAAGAGATGAGAAACAAACGTAGCAAAGGCCAAATACAAACTACAGAATAAAGGATGAAGATACAGAAAGGACTACTACACTGGCAAGAAAACCTTTACATGAAGAAGCGCAGAGAAGCCTAGATGGTCATCCGCTCCCTCACGCTTCCTGGCCATCAATAGAGTGGCATCATTCGCCACATGCAACGAGGATGACTTACGGGGGAACTGGTGATATGCATATTCCAATTGAAAACTGGTCGTTAAAGTAGACCATACAATCCCCAAAGCAATACAGACTCAAGAGGTGGTTGTTAACCCGAGGAATGCTTAGGGTCTCCGATAGAACGTGGCAAGTGAAGATAAAGAGCAGATACAGATGGGAGGCAATTCAGATGTAGGCGATGAACCAAGCAATCAACACGATTCTAGGCAATGAATAAAGCTCCAGAATGCGAGAGTTGGAGCGCTAACAGATGTGGGTGAGTCAAAGACAACGGTGACATACCCATTCGCAGGATCAGGCGAGGCATGGTCGGAGATGTAAAGGTTGAGATCATGGCAAGACTGTGCTCAAAGGATATCAAGTGCTCATAGAGACGAGGTGATGTTGTAGCCGCCAGCGTCCAACAAGAATCGATTGGAGTTAGTCCAGCTATAGGGACAAGCTGATGAAGTCCGAACAATGGGCAGACCACGCATTGTGATATCGAAGTCAATACTGATTGGGCAGAGTGATCGTGGTCGGCAGAGAAATCGGTGGACGATCCTAGATAAGCAACCGTATCTGTACTATTTAAAGTGGGACTATCTCGGACAGAATTCAATACAATGCCAAAACAAGAGTTAGTCAACCCGTTTGAGATACCCATCCGGAGCCACGCTGATCAACAGCTTGTTGTCGATGTCATTGTCAATATGAAACTCGGGATGGCTCTTCAACCACTCGTGAACAGCCGTTTTTGGATTGTTTCCCACATCCCACGGACGGTCTGGGAAAGAGCCTGGAGGTAAGTCTTCGATCGCGGTATCGAAAACGATGCAGTAGCTACCAACCGAGACAAGATCTGCATAGGCATTGAGCTCGGCGAGGACATGCTGGTGGGTGTGGTTGGAATCCAGGGAGACAAGAACATTCTCAGCACTGTCAGCATAGCCACGAGCTTGCTTGATAATGTCGGGATCAATGGATGATCCCTCAATCAACTGCATTTTGAACCGTAACGGATGCTCATCGAGAGCCTTGCGGTTATGGGGTCGAATATCGATGTCAATACCAACGACTTGGCGAGACGAGTGCCGAGGATCGAGGCCATCCATCACATCCAAGAGGCACAGCAAAGAGGCCGAAAGTGCCATGGAACCACCATGGGCAATTCCAGTCTCAAGAATGAGGTCCGGGCGCGCTCCAAAGACGATCTCCTGAAAAGCGAGGATATCCTGGGGATACTGAATGATCGGACGGCCCATCCATTCAAACTTATAGGTATAGCCGATAAGGTTGGTCATCATCGACCATGAGCGGGCCTGCAACTTAAGCCCTTCAACGAAAAGAGATTCGCTAATTTGATTTGACACGTTGGCTGGATGCGTGAGGA
This window harbors:
- a CDS encoding cephalosporin hydroxylase family protein, whose translation is MTNLIGYTYKFEWMGRPIIQYPQDILAFQEIVFGARPDLILETGIAHGGSMALSASLLCLLDVMDGLDPRHSSRQVVGIDIDIRPHNRKALDEHPLRFKMQLIEGSSIDPDIIKQARGYADSAENVLVSLDSNHTHQHVLAELNAYADLVSVGSYCIVFDTAIEDLPPGSFPDRPWDVGNNPKTAVHEWLKSHPEFHIDNDIDNKLLISVAPDGYLKRVD